One genomic segment of Nocardia spumae includes these proteins:
- the arfB gene encoding alternative ribosome rescue aminoacyl-tRNA hydrolase ArfB, with translation MAEDLTVTRGLVIPGSELRERFSRSSGPGGQHVNTTDSRVELSFDLANSPSVPEWLRPRMLDRLTARLVNGVLTIAASEQRAQLQNRAVARERLASLLRDAAAAPPPVRRATKPSRGAKERRIAAKKRRGVTKRNRRISPDD, from the coding sequence ATGGCAGAGGACCTGACCGTGACTCGGGGACTGGTGATACCGGGGTCCGAGTTGCGCGAGCGATTCTCGCGGTCGTCCGGTCCGGGCGGGCAACACGTCAACACCACCGACAGCCGGGTGGAGCTGTCGTTCGACCTCGCCAACTCGCCCTCGGTGCCGGAGTGGCTGCGCCCCCGGATGCTCGACCGCCTGACCGCCCGTCTGGTCAACGGGGTGCTGACGATCGCGGCATCGGAGCAACGCGCGCAGCTGCAGAACCGCGCTGTCGCCCGTGAACGCCTGGCCTCGCTACTGCGTGACGCCGCCGCGGCCCCGCCACCTGTTCGCCGCGCCACCAAGCCGTCGCGCGGAGCCAAGGAACGCCGCATCGCCGCGAAGAAGCGGCGCGGCGTCACCAAGCGCAATCGCAGAATCTCCCCCGACGACTAG
- the dhaL gene encoding dihydroxyacetone kinase subunit DhaL, whose protein sequence is MTSEATTTLDSTVARLREVFSAAEPTLTTLDEITGDGDFGVNLREGFSEVADRLAAPDSPAPWDTVRAVFLDEVGGTSGPLFGLLFQSLGARAARSDSYIDALRSGIGDGLAAIQRVGEAAVGDRTMVDALAPAAEALHGGDDEVAAMVSAAVDGALSTADLRARRGRASYVGERAVGHPDPGAVGVALLLCVLAEPVSGTENSKKERVRLLDAVSGSTSSND, encoded by the coding sequence ATGACCAGCGAGGCAACGACGACGCTCGACAGCACCGTCGCCCGACTGCGGGAGGTGTTCTCCGCGGCCGAGCCCACACTCACAACGCTGGACGAGATCACCGGCGACGGAGATTTCGGCGTCAACCTGCGCGAGGGTTTCTCCGAGGTCGCCGACCGCCTCGCCGCACCGGACTCTCCCGCCCCATGGGATACGGTGCGAGCGGTCTTCCTCGACGAGGTCGGAGGCACGAGCGGCCCGCTGTTCGGGCTGCTGTTCCAATCACTCGGCGCCCGGGCCGCGCGGTCGGATTCCTACATCGACGCCCTCAGGTCCGGTATCGGCGATGGTCTGGCCGCCATCCAACGCGTCGGCGAGGCGGCAGTCGGCGACCGCACCATGGTCGACGCGCTCGCTCCCGCTGCCGAGGCGCTGCATGGCGGTGACGACGAGGTCGCCGCGATGGTGAGCGCCGCAGTGGACGGCGCGCTGTCGACCGCGGACCTGCGGGCACGTCGCGGTCGCGCGAGTTATGTCGGCGAGCGCGCCGTCGGCCACCCCGACCCGGGGGCGGTAGGCGTGGCGCTGCTGCTGTGTGTACTCGCGGAGCCGGTATCCGGCACGGAGAATTCGAAGAAGGAGCGCGTGCGTCTGCTCGATGCGGTATCCGGCTCGACATCGAGCAATGATTGA
- a CDS encoding group II truncated hemoglobin: MTIEYLRYRIAEHDAAEFEAAYGRAARSLAAAPQCVDYELSRCVDEPECYILRISWTSAQDHMKGFRGGEHFAAFFAEIEPYVRRIEEMRHYERTAVRGAGSSVPSMYDWLGGTEALERLTTVFYTHVLADDLIGPLFAGMDPGHPRYVAMWLAEVFGGPSRYTSERGGYDHMLAHHLGKAISEPQRRRWVSLLLDAADEAGLPDDPEFRAAFIGYIEWGTRIALTNSQPDSDPPRHLPVPHWGWGVAPPYTPA, translated from the coding sequence ATGACAATCGAATATCTCCGATACCGGATTGCCGAGCATGACGCGGCCGAATTCGAGGCCGCCTACGGTCGTGCCGCACGGTCGCTGGCGGCGGCGCCGCAGTGTGTCGACTACGAGTTGTCGCGATGCGTCGACGAACCCGAGTGCTACATCCTGCGCATCTCCTGGACCTCCGCGCAGGACCACATGAAGGGCTTCCGCGGCGGTGAACATTTCGCGGCCTTCTTCGCCGAGATCGAACCGTATGTGCGGCGCATCGAGGAGATGCGCCACTACGAACGCACCGCTGTCCGAGGTGCCGGATCCTCGGTGCCGAGCATGTACGACTGGCTCGGTGGCACCGAGGCGCTGGAGCGACTCACGACGGTCTTCTACACCCATGTGCTGGCCGACGACCTGATCGGGCCGTTGTTCGCCGGGATGGACCCGGGCCATCCGCGCTATGTGGCGATGTGGCTCGCCGAAGTGTTCGGTGGCCCCTCCCGCTACACCAGCGAGCGCGGCGGTTACGACCACATGCTGGCTCACCATCTGGGGAAAGCCATCTCCGAGCCCCAGCGCCGGCGCTGGGTCTCGCTGCTGCTGGATGCCGCCGATGAGGCCGGCCTGCCCGACGACCCGGAGTTCCGGGCCGCGTTCATCGGCTACATCGAATGGGGCACCCGCATCGCACTGACCAACTCGCAGCCAGACTCCGATCCGCCGCGGCATCTCCCGGTACCGCACTGGGGTTGGGGGGTCGCCCCGCCTTACACCCCTGCCTGA
- a CDS encoding ABC transporter substrate-binding protein — MASTRRFDRRTLLRGAAAVGAAAAVSSMTGCGDNDDEALTFFFQAKPDEAKVRLKIIDEFRKLHPDIKIRTQMSGPDPQTQILTYCAGGKCPDVLMSWDLSYSFLAERGIFADLDTILNKDPAYAAELKQDSSPALYNTFRYRNTQYALPEQWAGIFLYYNKKLFAEAKLPPPPARWEDAWSFDEFLAAARALTTRDSSGEVTQWGFVDPWTVYYSASCFGMNNGVEWFTPSIDPTRTNIDDDAFIEGVQFYTDLSTRHEVMPRIEFQQSISSSDMFAQGKAAMALSGHWMYSAYTGREDLDFDVTVLPVGPRGTAARSDIGTTGLSIAADSPRKDQAWEFVKFATGPVGQAIIAKSGLFVPALKSALTSDGFAQAHTRVHNLEVFHGGDHANNLPVTPAWPRVDAVIQQGYDHVFRGAASADWFKQGLAGQINDLLEAQ, encoded by the coding sequence GTGGCATCGACTCGGAGGTTCGACCGGCGCACACTCCTGCGGGGTGCGGCGGCGGTCGGGGCGGCAGCGGCCGTGTCCTCGATGACCGGCTGCGGCGACAACGACGACGAGGCACTCACCTTCTTCTTCCAGGCCAAACCCGATGAGGCGAAGGTTCGGCTGAAGATCATCGACGAGTTCCGCAAACTGCACCCGGACATCAAGATCCGGACCCAGATGTCGGGCCCCGATCCGCAGACCCAGATCCTGACCTACTGCGCGGGCGGCAAGTGCCCGGATGTACTGATGTCGTGGGACCTGTCGTATTCGTTCCTCGCCGAACGCGGCATCTTCGCCGACCTGGACACGATCCTGAACAAGGACCCGGCGTACGCGGCCGAGCTGAAGCAGGACAGCTCACCGGCCCTGTACAACACGTTCCGCTACCGGAACACGCAGTACGCCCTGCCCGAGCAGTGGGCCGGAATCTTCCTGTACTACAACAAGAAGCTCTTCGCCGAGGCCAAATTGCCGCCCCCACCCGCGCGCTGGGAGGACGCCTGGAGTTTCGACGAATTCCTCGCCGCCGCACGGGCGCTCACCACACGCGACAGCTCCGGCGAGGTCACCCAATGGGGATTCGTGGATCCCTGGACCGTCTACTACTCCGCCAGTTGCTTCGGCATGAACAACGGCGTCGAATGGTTCACCCCCTCCATCGATCCGACCCGCACCAATATCGACGACGACGCCTTCATCGAGGGCGTCCAGTTCTACACCGACCTTTCCACCCGACACGAAGTGATGCCGAGAATCGAGTTCCAGCAATCGATCTCGTCATCGGATATGTTCGCCCAGGGCAAGGCCGCGATGGCGCTGTCCGGGCACTGGATGTACAGCGCCTACACCGGCCGGGAAGATCTCGACTTCGATGTCACGGTGCTGCCGGTCGGTCCGCGCGGTACCGCCGCCCGCTCGGATATCGGCACCACCGGCCTGTCCATCGCCGCAGACAGCCCGCGCAAGGACCAGGCCTGGGAATTCGTCAAGTTCGCCACCGGACCCGTCGGTCAGGCGATCATCGCGAAGTCGGGACTGTTCGTCCCCGCGTTGAAGTCGGCGCTCACCTCCGACGGGTTCGCGCAGGCTCACACGAGGGTGCACAACCTCGAGGTGTTCCACGGCGGCGATCACGCCAACAACCTGCCGGTCACGCCCGCGTGGCCACGCGTCGACGCGGTCATCCAACAGGGCTACGACCACGTGTTCCGCGGCGCCGCCTCAGCGGACTGGTTCAAGCAGGGCCTCGCCGGCCAGATCAACGACCTCCTGGAGGCACAGTGA
- a CDS encoding alpha/beta fold hydrolase, with protein MTRPFPVGTTSIRANGVELGIESFGRADDPLVLLVGGTTMLSWPDALCERLAAGGRWVVRYDLRDSGASTTLDPENPAYDLRDLAADAAASVEALGAGTAHLGGVGVGGMVAQVAALDHPDRFSALTLVGTRPVAPGPVDEDLPDHDFAVMGPLFSRPQPDWTDQDSVAAFAAAGAESMGNDREEVRATAARIWERTPSNNRAVHQANQLGMVFSRIDCAPRWRDRLGELDMPTLVVHGRADPFFPVGNGEALAAEIPGARLLVLDGMGTAVRHAAAGQVAAAMLAPHPLSGEMS; from the coding sequence ATGACGAGACCGTTTCCCGTGGGCACGACCTCGATACGGGCGAACGGCGTGGAACTCGGTATCGAGAGCTTCGGCCGCGCGGACGATCCGCTGGTCCTGCTGGTCGGCGGCACCACGATGTTGTCCTGGCCTGACGCGCTGTGCGAGCGGCTCGCGGCCGGTGGACGGTGGGTGGTCCGCTACGACCTGCGCGACTCCGGCGCGTCGACCACCCTCGACCCCGAGAATCCGGCCTACGACCTGCGGGATCTCGCCGCCGACGCGGCTGCCTCGGTCGAGGCGCTCGGCGCCGGCACCGCCCACCTCGGTGGAGTCGGCGTCGGCGGGATGGTTGCTCAGGTCGCCGCCCTGGACCACCCGGACCGGTTCTCCGCACTGACCCTCGTCGGCACCCGGCCGGTGGCGCCGGGCCCGGTCGACGAGGACCTGCCCGACCACGACTTCGCGGTCATGGGCCCACTGTTCTCCCGCCCGCAGCCGGACTGGACCGACCAGGACTCCGTCGCGGCCTTCGCCGCCGCGGGGGCCGAGTCGATGGGCAACGATCGGGAGGAAGTGCGCGCGACGGCAGCCCGGATCTGGGAACGGACGCCGTCGAACAACCGCGCGGTGCACCAGGCGAATCAGCTCGGGATGGTGTTCTCACGGATCGATTGCGCGCCGCGCTGGCGGGACCGACTCGGTGAACTCGACATGCCCACGCTCGTCGTGCACGGTCGCGCCGACCCGTTCTTCCCGGTCGGCAACGGTGAGGCTCTCGCCGCCGAGATACCCGGTGCGCGCCTGCTCGTTCTCGATGGCATGGGCACCGCTGTGCGCCACGCTGCCGCCGGCCAGGTCGCTGCCGCCATGCTCGCCCCGCACCCGCTCAGCGGGGAGATGTCCTGA
- a CDS encoding carbohydrate ABC transporter permease: MATATANRAVLRRTVRGTLLYLALVAMAWCALFPLLWALSSSLKKQGNISDTSIVPTHPAWSNYRDIFDLMPFGRIFFNTVLYAGCVTAGQVFFCSLAGYAFARLPFKGRDVVFIAYLATLMVPATVTVIPQFILMRTFGWVDSPLAMIVPGLFGSAFGTYLMRQFFITLPVELEEAAILDGCTVWQTYWRVLLPHARPAVMVLAVLTWVTVWNDFLWPLVMIQRDEISTLTLGLVRLQGQYETNWPVLMATSILMVAPMLVIYAFAQKSFVRGIAMSGMGGR, translated from the coding sequence GTGGCGACAGCGACCGCGAATCGTGCCGTTCTCCGCCGCACCGTGCGCGGGACACTGCTGTACCTGGCGCTCGTCGCGATGGCATGGTGCGCACTGTTCCCACTGCTGTGGGCACTGTCGAGTTCGCTGAAAAAGCAGGGCAACATCTCCGACACCAGCATCGTGCCGACCCACCCGGCGTGGTCGAACTACCGCGATATCTTCGACCTGATGCCGTTCGGGCGAATCTTCTTCAACACCGTGCTCTACGCCGGTTGCGTCACCGCGGGCCAGGTCTTCTTCTGTTCGCTGGCCGGATATGCCTTCGCCCGCCTGCCGTTCAAGGGACGCGACGTCGTGTTCATCGCCTATCTGGCCACCCTGATGGTGCCGGCGACCGTGACGGTCATTCCCCAGTTCATCCTCATGCGCACCTTCGGCTGGGTGGACAGCCCGCTGGCCATGATCGTGCCCGGCCTGTTCGGCAGCGCGTTCGGCACCTATCTGATGCGGCAGTTCTTCATCACCCTGCCGGTCGAATTGGAGGAAGCGGCCATCCTCGACGGCTGCACGGTATGGCAGACGTACTGGCGGGTGCTGCTACCACATGCCCGACCGGCGGTGATGGTGCTCGCGGTGCTCACCTGGGTGACGGTGTGGAACGACTTCCTGTGGCCGCTGGTGATGATCCAGCGCGACGAGATCTCCACGCTGACACTGGGATTGGTGCGCCTGCAGGGCCAGTACGAGACCAACTGGCCGGTGCTCATGGCGACCTCCATCCTGATGGTGGCGCCGATGCTGGTGATCTACGCGTTCGCGCAGAAGTCGTTCGTGCGCGGGATCGCGATGTCGGGAATGGGTGGGCGGTGA
- a CDS encoding carbohydrate ABC transporter permease — translation MTAPRRSALRRRKAAAGRMFIAPNLIAVAVFMAFPLVFTLYLSLHRWDLFSPPTFIGVDNFRRLFAHDPLFWVALRNTVIFTVGTLLPTIAISLAVAAALNRKLKAIGIFRSIMFMPLVASTVAMAVVWRLTFSTDYGVLNTALGWIGFGPVPWLTEPAWAMASLCLVSVWKSVPFATVVLLAAMQGIPADVYEAARIDGAGAVRRFRSITVPLIRPALAFTFVITVINSFQVFDQAYVLTGGRGGPETGTYVLGIMLYQNAFSFDDIGYACALAWVIFAILLVLTLPQLRFTRRSAYESEA, via the coding sequence ATGACGGCTCCACGACGCTCCGCGCTGCGCCGGCGCAAGGCCGCCGCGGGCCGAATGTTCATCGCGCCCAACCTGATCGCGGTCGCGGTGTTCATGGCGTTCCCGTTGGTCTTCACGCTGTATCTGAGTCTGCACCGATGGGATCTGTTCAGTCCGCCGACGTTCATCGGCGTCGACAACTTCCGCCGCCTCTTCGCCCACGACCCGCTGTTCTGGGTGGCATTGCGCAATACGGTGATCTTCACCGTCGGCACCCTGCTCCCGACCATCGCGATCAGTCTCGCCGTCGCGGCGGCGCTGAACCGAAAACTCAAGGCCATCGGCATTTTTCGCAGCATCATGTTCATGCCGCTGGTCGCCTCGACCGTGGCGATGGCGGTGGTGTGGCGACTCACCTTCAGCACCGACTACGGCGTGCTCAACACCGCGCTGGGCTGGATCGGTTTCGGACCCGTCCCCTGGCTCACCGAACCCGCATGGGCGATGGCCTCGCTCTGCCTGGTCAGTGTGTGGAAGAGCGTCCCCTTCGCCACCGTCGTCCTGCTCGCCGCGATGCAGGGCATTCCGGCCGACGTCTATGAGGCGGCCCGGATCGACGGCGCCGGAGCGGTGCGCCGATTCCGCTCGATCACCGTGCCGCTGATCCGGCCCGCGCTGGCGTTCACCTTCGTCATCACGGTCATCAACTCGTTCCAGGTGTTCGATCAGGCCTACGTCCTCACCGGCGGCCGGGGTGGTCCCGAGACCGGCACGTACGTCCTCGGAATCATGCTGTACCAGAACGCCTTCTCCTTCGACGACATCGGCTACGCCTGCGCACTCGCCTGGGTGATCTTCGCGATCCTGCTGGTGCTGACGCTGCCGCAATTGCGATTCACCCGCCGCAGCGCCTACGAAAGCGAGGCCTAG
- a CDS encoding dihydroxyacetone kinase subunit DhaK encodes MPALFLLESGQGPEVSLRGFVRRNPWVRVTTDPLFVHHDRGAPTRRVALVSGGGSGHEPMHVGFVGMGMLDAAVPGKIFASPHNRQVYEASKAVARGGGVLHIVKNYTGDKINFGIAAERLAADGIEVDRVLVDDDVATESDETATGRRGTAATIVVEKILGAAADRGDTLTSLAALGREVAEHSRSIAVATEALTSPNTGARAFELEPDQLEYGVGIHGERASTSITRPPLAELVDRMLTDILTSLPGGDRNPLLLLINGLGATTELELCTVLELAARALTARGHEISAVQVGTFVAALDMSGFSITLTQLADGWLDLWHAPTGAPAWKDAAR; translated from the coding sequence GTGCCCGCACTGTTCTTACTCGAATCAGGCCAGGGCCCCGAGGTGTCACTGCGGGGTTTCGTGCGCCGAAACCCGTGGGTCCGGGTCACTACCGACCCACTGTTCGTACATCACGATCGGGGTGCGCCGACTCGGCGGGTCGCCCTCGTCTCCGGCGGCGGTTCCGGCCACGAGCCGATGCACGTCGGATTCGTCGGCATGGGAATGCTCGACGCTGCCGTACCGGGGAAGATCTTCGCCTCGCCGCACAATCGCCAGGTCTACGAGGCGAGCAAGGCCGTCGCTCGTGGCGGCGGGGTGCTGCACATCGTCAAGAACTACACCGGAGACAAGATCAATTTCGGTATCGCCGCAGAACGGCTCGCCGCCGATGGCATCGAGGTCGACCGGGTACTCGTCGACGACGACGTCGCCACCGAATCCGACGAGACGGCGACGGGACGGCGCGGGACAGCCGCGACGATCGTCGTCGAAAAGATCCTCGGCGCCGCCGCGGACCGTGGTGACACCCTCACCTCGCTGGCCGCCCTCGGCCGCGAGGTCGCCGAGCACAGCCGCAGTATCGCGGTGGCCACCGAGGCACTCACGTCACCGAATACCGGGGCGCGCGCCTTCGAACTCGAACCGGATCAGCTCGAATACGGCGTGGGAATTCACGGCGAGCGCGCCTCGACCTCGATCACCAGGCCACCACTCGCGGAGCTTGTCGACCGGATGCTCACCGACATCCTCACCTCGCTGCCCGGAGGCGATCGAAATCCGTTGTTACTGTTGATCAATGGACTCGGCGCGACGACAGAACTCGAGCTCTGCACGGTACTCGAACTCGCGGCGCGCGCACTCACCGCCCGAGGCCACGAGATCTCGGCGGTCCAGGTCGGCACATTCGTTGCCGCACTGGACATGAGCGGCTTCTCGATCACCCTCACCCAACTCGCCGACGGCTGGCTCGATCTCTGGCATGCCCCGACCGGCGCACCCGCCTGGAAGGACGCCGCGCGATGA